The sequence below is a genomic window from Mycobacterium sp. ITM-2016-00316.
GCCCACGACGATGCCGAGGCGTGGCGCTCCATGGCGCGGTCTGTGCGGCAGGCGGCAGCGGCAACCGGACGAAGCTGCTTGATTGCAATGGATCTCGCCGGACCCAAGCTCCGTACCGGACCACTGGAACCCGGACCGCGGATCCTGAAACTGCAGCCGCGAAAGAACACGCTTGGGCAGGTCATCACCCCCGCTTCAGCATGGCTGACGGCGGCCGAAGACCCCACCGACCCACCAGAAGCCGGGATGATGTCGCTGCCGGTTCCCGGGAAATGGCTCCGCCGCCGCCGGAACGGCGAAGTCCTGCAGCTGCACGACACCCGCGGCTCGAAACGCCGACTGACGCTGAGCGCCACCGAGGATGCATCGGGCGGGCTCGTCGCGACCGCGGACAGGACAACCTATCTCGCAACCGGCACGGTTCTGCACGTCCACGGCATGGACGATTCGACACACCTCGGAGAACTCCCTCAAACCGAACAGAGCCTTCTCCTACACAGGGGCGATATCCTGGAACTGACCAGGGACTGCTCGCCCGCTCCGGTCGCCATCGATATCGCCCCCCGGATGGGGTGCACCCTGCCGGAGATTTTCGACTGCGCGCAAGTCGGCCAGAAGGTGCACCTTGACGACGGTCTGATCAACGGCGAAGTGATCGGCGTTGCTGCCGACGCACTGAGCCTGCGCATTGATCACGCCGCGGACGCGGGCTCCCGACTCCGCGCAGGCAAGGGCGTGAACGTGCCGGGCGCCCAGCTCCCGATCTCGGCCCTCACCGACAAGGACATCGTCGACCTCGAAACGGTGGTCGAGATCGCTGACATAGTCGACATGTCATTCGTCAGAGACCCGTCCGATGTGACGCAGTTGTTCGACGAGCTGGAACGCCTCGGTGACGATGCGCTGGGAATCGTGCTGAAGATCGAGACCCGCCAAGCCTTCGAATACCTCCCGCAGCTACTTCTCACGGTGATGCAGCGCCCGCGCGCCGGGGTGATGATCGCCCGGGGGGATCTTGCCGTCGAATGCGGATACGAGCGCCTGGCCGAACTTCAAGAAGAGATCCTGTGGTTGTGCGAGGCAGCGCACTTGCCTGTGATCTGGGCTACCCAAGTGCTTGACCAACTCGCCAAGACGGGAAATCCCTCGCGCGCGGAGATCAGCGACGCAGCCATGAGCGAGCGCGCCGAGTGCGTGATGCTGAACAAGGGCCGGTACATCAACGAGGCCGTCGTCGTCTTGGACAACATCCTGCGCCGAATGGTCGACCACCACTACAAGAAGAAGGCCCTCATGCCGTCCCTGCACTCCTGGCACCCCGATATGCGCCGTGACGAAACCACGACAAAGAGTCCGTGACGCCCCGGCACAACGACCCAACCGAGAGCGGGGGCGAGACCGTGAGTATGCCCTCGGAGGCAGCGAGGTCCACGATCGCCACCTTGACGATGAACCCCGCGCTCGACATGACAACAGACATAAGCCTGTTCGTCCACACGGACAAAATGCGTTGCAGCCCGGCCCGATACGATCCAGGCGGCGGCGGGATCAACGTAGCCGGCATCGCTCACGTGCTCGGCGCGTCGGTTTCAGCGGTCTTTCCTGGCACAGCACCCTGCACTCGCCGCGACGTCGACCGTCTGTTCGCCGTCACATCAGAGCCGGCCGATGTCACCCTGGCGGCGCACTGATCCAGCTTTGTACCAGGCGATCATGCCATCCAACTCCCCCACTCAAGGAAAGGCGGCCTTGACACTGCCGGTCACCATCGATCCGCGCTATCACGA
It includes:
- a CDS encoding pyruvate kinase, coding for MTTTQIDVDATVLQLNRLRDDVDELLDKSSAVESTWSGWLDAVTAPHRSSARNMLHYIAIRQCDLRGLQTRLSAFGLSSLGRSEANVEATLLLVRSAISAMLGEVWQQPTFPGVRMDQGPELLQHRTQELLGPEPTDRATRIMVTLPSSAATDPTVVHDLVARGMNIARINCAHDDAEAWRSMARSVRQAAAATGRSCLIAMDLAGPKLRTGPLEPGPRILKLQPRKNTLGQVITPASAWLTAAEDPTDPPEAGMMSLPVPGKWLRRRRNGEVLQLHDTRGSKRRLTLSATEDASGGLVATADRTTYLATGTVLHVHGMDDSTHLGELPQTEQSLLLHRGDILELTRDCSPAPVAIDIAPRMGCTLPEIFDCAQVGQKVHLDDGLINGEVIGVAADALSLRIDHAADAGSRLRAGKGVNVPGAQLPISALTDKDIVDLETVVEIADIVDMSFVRDPSDVTQLFDELERLGDDALGIVLKIETRQAFEYLPQLLLTVMQRPRAGVMIARGDLAVECGYERLAELQEEILWLCEAAHLPVIWATQVLDQLAKTGNPSRAEISDAAMSERAECVMLNKGRYINEAVVVLDNILRRMVDHHYKKKALMPSLHSWHPDMRRDETTTKSP